The segment CCTCGTGAAGTGCCCACCGCCGTGCCCGGCTCAAACTTACGTGAAATGCCCACCGCCCTGCCCGACGCAAACGTTCGTGAAGTGCCCGCCGCCATGCCCGACTCAAACTTATGTGAAATGCCCGCCGCCCTGCCCGACTGAAACCCTCGTGAAGTGCCCTCCGCCGTGCCCGACTCAAACCTACGTGAAATGCCCTCCACCGTGCCCGACTCAAACCTACGTGAAATGCCCGCCGCCGTGCGTGACTCAAAACATCGTGAAATGCCCACCGCCGTGCCAGACTCAAACGTGCTACGTCCAGTGCCCGGCACCGTGCCCTCCTAAGTGCCCGCCGCCGTGCCCCATCCAAAAATACTACGTCCAGTGCCCGCCGCCGTGCCAGGTGCCAACGTGCTACATCCAGCGCCCGAGTCAGACATACTACGTGCCGCAGCGCCCGGCCTGGCGCCCGGCTCCTCAGTATTGCCCGCCGCCGTGCCCTCGCCCGTGCCCTCGCCCGTGCCCTCGCCCGTGCCCTCGCCCGTGCCCTCGCCCTCGCCCGGCGGCCCCGAGctgctgcccttcctcctccaattgcTGTAACCTGGCACCTTGCAGTTTCGGCATCCGCCCCCTGCGCCGCTGGGTGCGCGGCCCCGAATGCTGCGATAATAGCTGCGGTGGGTACGGGGACGAATGCGAAGACTCGGGCTGCTGCCTGGGTATCATTCCCATGCGTGCCAGCGGGCCGGCCTGCTGCGGGGATGAATGCTGAGAcgaacgaggaagaggaggaggcctggCTCCAGGAGAGGGATTCTtttccccaatccctccctccacccaagtCCACTGTAAGgatgccccctctccatccccgaacGAGCAGCATCCCCTTGCTGGGGGTTACGCGGGGGAGAGGGCTGGCATGGAGTGTGGGACGATGGGAGGTGAACGGGGAGAGTAGATTTGGACCAATTCGGCACTAGTAAAATTCATTTGACGACTCTGAACTGGCTCCGGATCTTTGGCTTGACAattccacgttcattcattctcttcctcccttcaaagccctactgctagctcacctcctccaggaggccttcctagacttagccccctccttcctctccccctccttcctctccccctccttcctctccccctccttcctctccccctcctccctctcccatccccccaccctatttccttcccctccccacagcacccgtatacatgtttgtacagatttattactctattttacttgtgcatatttactattccatttattttattttgttaatatgtgttgttttgttctctgtctcccccttctagactctcagcccgctattgggtagggaccgtctctatatgttaccaacttatacttcccaagtgcttagtacagtgttctgcatacagtaagcgctcaataaatacgactgaatgaatgaatgagtgattgtatttactgagcggttaatggatgcagagcactgtactaagcgcttggaaagtacaatacagcaataaagagagacaatccttgcccacaacggactcacagtctaaagggaggtgggaggacctggagggtgggcagagagagCCGTGGAGGGGGTAAGGGAGATTGAGAGGAAGAGAAACCCAATTCCGGCCTCTGGACCCTGGCTCCTCAGTCCCCCAACCTCCAACCACAGACGGGAAGGGAAAAGCTGGAGGACCTGAGAGAGCCGCGATGATGGAGAGGCAAAGAAAAGGTGGTCCTGAACCCGGGCATCTGGCTAGGGGAACACGGGATAACTGAGTGATTTCTGgaaacagcatgacataatggatacagcacgagcctgggcgtcaaaaggttctaatcccagctcagccacttttctgctgtgtggccttgggcaaatcgcttcacttctctgtgcctcagtttcctcatctgtaaaatggggactgtgaaccccacgtgggacagggactgtgtcccacccgatttgcttggaaccaccctagcacttggtacagtgcttggcacatagtaacacatagtaagtgtttaacaaatactgtaattattattattattattattattattattattgttctggagCAGAGaaattgcatggcctagtggatagagcaagggcctagaagtcagaaggatcttgtttctaatcctggctgtgctacttctctactgtgtgaccttgggcaagtcacttctattctccgggcctcagttgtctcatctgtaaaatgggaatgaatattttgaaccccatgagggacatgattcacatgcatctaccccagcgcttaatacaatgcccaccatataaaactcaatatatccaagactgaacttcttacctttcctcccaaaccctgccctttccctaactttcccgtcactgtagacggcactaccatccttcccgtcttacaagcccacgaccttggtatcatcctcgactctgctctctcgttcacccctcacgtccaatccgtcaccaaaacctgccggtctcacctccacaacatcgccaagatccgtcctttcctctccaaccaaaccactaccttgctggttcaatctctcatactatcctgactggattactgcatcagcctcctctctgatctcccttcctcctgtctctccccacttcaatctatacttcacactgctgcccgggtcatctttgtgcagaaactatCTGGGCAtactactctcctcctcaaaaaatcaccagtggctgcctgtcaacctacacatcaagcaaaaactcctcattctcggcttcaaggctgtccatcacctcacctcctcctacctcacctcccttctctctttctacagcccagcctgcaccctccgctcctctgccgctaacctcctcactgtgcctcgttctcgcctgtcccgccattgatccctggcccacttccttcccctgtcctggaatgccctcctttcacacatccaccaagctagctctcttcctcccttcaaagaactactgagagctcacctcctctaggaggccttcccagcctgagccccctttttcctgtcctccttcccattccccccgccctacctccttcccctcccctcagcacttgtatatatatttgtatagatttattactctgtttattttacttgtacatatttactattctgtttattttgttaatgatgtgcatatagctttaattctatttattctgacgattttgacacctgtctacatgttttgttttgttgtctgtctcccccttctagactgtgagcctgttgttgggtagggaccgtctctatctgttgccgacttgtacttcccaagagcttagtacagtgctctgcacacagtaagcgctcaataaatacgattgaatgaatgaatgaatggtacacagtaagagcttaacaaataccattttttaaaaaggggggTTGTGTGACAATGGCTCATGGACTCCCTCCCGATGAGAACTGAACTGGCCTGAAAGTTCCTTGACatcagctgtctacatgttttgttttgttgtctgtctcccccttctagactgtgatcccgttgttgggcagagaccatctcaatatgttaccaacttgtacttcccaagagcttagtacagtgctctgcacacagtaagcgctcagtaaatgcaattgaatgaatgaatcagtggccaTGTCGACCAACTTCATCGTATTGTCCTTTCTagcatttagctcagtgctctgcacacagtaagtgttcaataaatgccattgattgatcttgtgtatatctgtatagatctattatttatttatttatgttaatttcatctccccttctagactgtgagtttgttttgGGGAGGAATATGCCTGCTGTTACatcgctctctcccaagtgcttagtaaagtgcatcgcacaccgtaagcactcaataaatttgttcaaatgaatgaaagatcaatcacttgagcacttattattattattattattatggtatttgttaagtgcttactaagtgccaagcactgttctaagcactggggtagatacaacgtaatcaggttgtcccattggggctcacagtcttaatccccattttacagataactgaggcacaaagaagtttagtgacttgtccaagttcacacagcagataagtggcagatctaggattagaacccatggccatctgactcccaggcccgggctctatccactaggccatgctgcttctctaatcaatcactTGATCAATTGGTGGTTGTCAGCTTGACaagttccttctctgccacttctcctcccccgccccaacccctttTCACTACGAGGGTAGAAATGGGTCAGATGAAGTGTTTGAAGGGGCCTCATCTCCTTCTAACGCCACCTGGAAGTCAGTCCACAAGTGACAGCAAGTTTGACATGAGAGTCTTTTTCAAGAAAGCTCAACTGCCATAATACCAGAGGATGGTCCTTCTTTCAgacgagaagagaggagaagcccccccttctcccctccctccatcattttcttttctccacctctctctgctctccccctccttccacaaACATACTGTGTTGGGGAGACTGACAGtatggctgggggagggaggagagagtcagaacagaagcacacacacagacacacatgcacacatctaTCCATGCTGGGGTCCCCACACCCAGCAAGAacccacttaacaaatattattattatcctcttttcTATCTTCTTACctgtaattattttgtgtctgtctctcctacatTGTAACTTTCCCAAGGATAGAATCctccctcttccaagtgctcagtattctgtacccagtgagtgctcagtaataataatagtgatactaataataatattaattaagtgcttactatgtgcagagcacaatagtaagtgctgagatgATATAAGATGACCaattcagacata is part of the Tachyglossus aculeatus isolate mTacAcu1 chromosome Y4, mTacAcu1.pri, whole genome shotgun sequence genome and harbors:
- the CY4H1orf68 gene encoding skin-specific protein 32 codes for the protein MCDQQKQPQTFPAPVAQVKGVGPGPVQVTKCPAPNPIEALVKCPPPCPAQTYVKCPPPCPTQTLKCPPPCPTQTYVKCPPPCPTQTYVKCPPPCVTQNIVKCPPPCQTQTCYVQCPAPCPPKCPPPCPIQKYYVQCPPPCQVPTCYIQRPSQTYYVPQRPAWRPAPQYCPPPCPRPCPRPCPRPCPRPCPRPRPAAPSCCPSSSNCCNLAPCSFGIRPLRRWVRGPECCDNSCGGYGDECEDSGCCLGIIPMRASGPACCGDEC